One Nonomuraea angiospora DNA segment encodes these proteins:
- a CDS encoding MerR family transcriptional regulator produces MKIGQVAGEAGVSVDTVRFYERRGVLPAAERRPSGYRIFDPSAVERIRFAKGLQELGFTLDEVVDALAAHDAGGTTCESERWRLEAVVDRIEAKMAELAEARRAAVKSLEDCRTGHCRFAQAWRG; encoded by the coding sequence GTGAAGATCGGACAGGTGGCCGGCGAAGCCGGAGTGAGCGTGGACACGGTGCGCTTCTACGAGCGACGCGGGGTGTTGCCCGCCGCCGAGCGCAGGCCGTCGGGTTATCGCATCTTCGACCCCTCGGCGGTGGAAAGGATCCGCTTCGCCAAGGGCCTGCAGGAGCTGGGTTTCACCCTGGACGAGGTGGTCGACGCGCTGGCCGCGCACGATGCGGGCGGGACGACCTGCGAGAGCGAGCGGTGGCGGCTGGAGGCGGTGGTGGACCGGATCGAGGCGAAGATGGCCGAGCTGGCCGAAGCCCGGCGTGCCGCCGTGAAGAGCCTGGAAGACTGCCGCACCGGCCACTGCCGGTTCGCCCAAGCCTGGCGCGGGTGA
- a CDS encoding NAD(P)H-dependent oxidoreductase subunit E: protein MEALAGDAEEQREGPESWAPEVARRFGLPAAAGLGPATFYADLAVPHGRRHVRVCAATACFAAQAGRQLPAIQDVLGVKADDAPDREAGVSLQTVRCLGYCYAGPACLDGEVPCTGPDVVDQVAGRTQPHAPPIPASDATGDPVVLAGIVAGEAEWRTWEETVRRRSPELVRSEVAASGLRGRGGAGFPVAAKWAAAGGSPDTVVIANGDEGDPGSYADRLLMEADPARVLEGLALACFACGARRGLVLVRSEYPRALAAMRQAVEQARADGHLGRRVHGSDVDLDVEVVAGAGSYVAGEETALIAGLEGGRGCARARPPYPTSQGLWDAPTVVNNVETLAAVPWIVSRGGEAYARRGTPGETGTKLVCLSERFARPGCYEVELGVPVRWIVTELGGGLKEGAELGVLQVGGPLGGFLAEEDLDVPLTEAGLAGYGAALGHAGLVAVDRRLEPLDVLRHVWAFAAAESCGACSPCRVGSRRGLEQVRSGVPPGEAYTGMLNVMSEASLCAFGRRLPHAVRSLVRAYGDRLRGWGG, encoded by the coding sequence ATCGAGGCTCTTGCCGGAGACGCCGAAGAGCAGAGGGAAGGGCCTGAAAGCTGGGCGCCGGAGGTGGCCAGGCGGTTCGGGCTGCCCGCGGCGGCGGGGCTGGGTCCGGCCACCTTCTACGCGGACCTGGCTGTCCCGCACGGGCGCCGCCATGTGCGGGTCTGTGCCGCGACCGCGTGCTTCGCGGCGCAGGCGGGCCGGCAGCTGCCTGCCATCCAGGACGTGCTCGGTGTCAAGGCCGATGACGCTCCGGACCGGGAAGCCGGCGTCTCCCTGCAGACGGTCCGCTGCCTCGGTTACTGCTACGCCGGGCCCGCCTGCCTGGACGGAGAGGTCCCCTGTACCGGGCCGGACGTCGTCGATCAGGTGGCCGGACGTACGCAACCGCACGCACCACCGATCCCGGCGTCCGACGCCACCGGGGACCCGGTCGTGCTGGCCGGGATCGTGGCAGGTGAAGCCGAGTGGCGGACCTGGGAGGAAACCGTCCGCCGCCGCTCGCCGGAGCTGGTCCGGTCCGAGGTCGCGGCCTCCGGGCTGCGTGGCCGGGGCGGAGCGGGCTTTCCCGTGGCGGCCAAGTGGGCGGCGGCGGGCGGCTCTCCGGACACGGTGGTGATCGCCAACGGCGACGAGGGCGATCCGGGCTCGTACGCCGACCGGTTGCTGATGGAGGCCGACCCGGCCCGCGTGCTGGAAGGGCTGGCGCTGGCCTGCTTCGCCTGCGGGGCTCGCCGTGGTCTGGTGCTGGTGCGTTCGGAATATCCCCGGGCGCTGGCGGCGATGCGGCAGGCCGTGGAGCAGGCCCGCGCGGACGGCCACCTCGGCCGGCGGGTGCACGGCAGCGACGTGGACCTGGACGTGGAGGTGGTGGCCGGCGCCGGCTCCTACGTCGCGGGTGAGGAGACGGCGCTGATCGCGGGGCTGGAGGGCGGTCGTGGCTGCGCGCGGGCGCGCCCGCCGTATCCGACCAGCCAGGGTCTGTGGGATGCGCCGACCGTGGTCAACAACGTCGAGACGCTGGCCGCGGTGCCGTGGATCGTCAGCCGCGGTGGCGAGGCGTACGCCCGTCGCGGCACGCCCGGCGAGACCGGTACGAAGCTGGTCTGCCTGTCGGAGCGGTTCGCCCGGCCCGGCTGCTATGAGGTCGAGCTCGGCGTGCCGGTGCGGTGGATCGTCACCGAGCTGGGCGGCGGCTTGAAGGAAGGGGCCGAGCTCGGTGTGCTGCAGGTCGGCGGCCCGCTGGGCGGCTTCCTCGCAGAAGAGGACCTTGACGTGCCGCTCACGGAGGCGGGGCTGGCGGGATACGGCGCCGCGCTGGGTCATGCCGGGTTGGTGGCCGTCGATCGGCGGCTGGAGCCGCTCGATGTGCTGCGGCACGTATGGGCCTTCGCCGCGGCGGAGAGTTGCGGAGCCTGCTCGCCGTGCCGGGTCGGCTCCCGTCGCGGGCTGGAGCAGGTCAGGTCCGGAGTTCCGCCCGGCGAGGCGTACACCGGCATGTTGAACGTGATGAGCGAGGCCAGTTTGTGTGCGTTCGGCCGCCGGCTGCCGCATGCGGTGCGGAGCCTGGTCCGCGCCTACGGGGATCGTCTGCGGGGGTGGGGCGGATGA
- the gyrA gene encoding DNA gyrase subunit A, which produces MTDVNTTPPAERIEPVDIQSEMQRSYMDYAMSVIVSRALPDVRDGLKPVHRRVLYAMYDGGYRPDRGYFKCARVVGDVMGTYHPHGDTSIYDALVRLAQPWSLRYPLVDGQGNFGSPGNDPAAAMRYTECKLAPIAMEMLRDIDKDTVDFRPNYDGKSQEPDVLPARFPQLLVNGSGGIAVGMATNIPPHNLREVASAVKWALENPEAGDEELLEAAIRLVKGPDFPTKALIVGRRGIEDAYRTGRGSITMRAVVEVEEDKGRQALVVTELPYQVNPDNLALKIAELVREGKLTGIADVRDESSSRVGQRLVIVLKRDAVAKVVLNNLYKHTQLQDTFGANMLALVDGVPRTLRLDQFIRHYVAHQIEVIVRRTRYLLRKAEERAHILRGLLKALERLDEVIALIRASESASHAQQGLMALLEIDEVQAQAILDMQLRKLAALERQAIQDEYDSLMTQIAEYNAILASEARQREIINEELAEIVGRYGDERQTEIIAYDGDMSIEDLIAEDEIVVTITRGGYAKRTRTDLYRAQKRGGKGVRGAQLRQDDIVDHFFVTTTHHWLLFFTNKGRVYRVKAYELPDAGRDARGMHLANLLAMQPDETVMEVLDLRDYDVAPYLVLATRSGLVKKTRLSEYDSPRSGGLIAINLRDDDEVIGARLVSEQDDLLLVSKGAQSIRFTASDEALRPMGRATSGVIGMRFLDGDELLAMNRLADGQDVLIATEGGYAKRTPVEQYPVQGRGGRGVLTAKIVSSRGKLVGAVMVNPEDEVFAITFAGGVIRTSAGEIKQSGRQTMGVRLMNLAEGDSVVALARNAESMETSVEIEEDGGGE; this is translated from the coding sequence GTGACGGACGTGAACACCACTCCCCCGGCTGAGCGCATCGAGCCCGTGGACATCCAGTCCGAGATGCAGCGCAGTTACATGGACTACGCGATGTCGGTCATCGTGTCCAGAGCGCTGCCGGACGTCCGCGACGGTCTCAAGCCGGTGCACCGGCGAGTGCTCTACGCGATGTACGACGGTGGCTACCGTCCCGACCGCGGCTACTTCAAGTGCGCCCGCGTCGTCGGCGACGTGATGGGCACCTACCACCCCCACGGCGACACCTCGATCTACGACGCGCTGGTACGCCTGGCGCAGCCGTGGTCGCTGCGTTACCCGCTGGTCGACGGGCAGGGCAACTTCGGCTCGCCGGGCAACGACCCGGCGGCGGCGATGCGCTACACCGAGTGCAAGCTCGCGCCCATCGCCATGGAGATGCTGCGCGACATCGACAAGGACACCGTCGACTTCCGCCCCAACTACGACGGCAAGTCGCAGGAGCCCGACGTCCTGCCGGCGCGCTTCCCGCAGCTGCTGGTCAACGGCTCGGGCGGCATCGCCGTCGGCATGGCCACCAACATCCCGCCGCACAACCTGCGCGAGGTCGCCTCGGCGGTCAAGTGGGCCCTGGAAAATCCCGAGGCCGGCGACGAGGAGCTGCTCGAAGCGGCGATCAGGCTGGTCAAGGGGCCCGACTTCCCCACCAAGGCGCTGATCGTCGGGCGGCGGGGCATCGAGGACGCCTACCGCACCGGGCGCGGCTCGATCACCATGCGGGCCGTGGTCGAGGTCGAGGAGGACAAGGGGCGGCAGGCGCTCGTCGTCACGGAGCTGCCGTACCAGGTCAACCCCGACAACCTCGCCCTCAAGATCGCCGAGCTGGTGCGCGAGGGCAAGCTGACCGGCATCGCCGACGTACGCGACGAGAGCTCCTCGCGGGTCGGCCAGCGCCTGGTGATCGTGCTCAAGCGCGACGCGGTCGCCAAGGTCGTGCTCAACAACCTGTACAAGCACACCCAGCTCCAGGACACCTTCGGCGCCAACATGCTGGCGCTGGTCGACGGGGTGCCGCGCACGCTGCGGCTCGACCAGTTCATCCGGCACTACGTGGCCCACCAGATCGAGGTCATCGTCCGCCGGACGCGCTACCTCCTGCGCAAGGCCGAGGAGCGCGCCCACATCCTGCGCGGCCTGCTGAAGGCCCTTGAGCGGCTCGACGAGGTCATCGCCCTCATCCGGGCCTCGGAGTCCGCCTCGCACGCCCAGCAGGGCCTCATGGCGCTGCTGGAGATCGACGAGGTGCAGGCTCAGGCCATCCTCGACATGCAGCTGCGCAAGCTGGCCGCCCTGGAGCGGCAGGCCATCCAGGACGAGTACGACTCCCTGATGACGCAGATCGCCGAGTACAACGCGATCCTGGCCAGCGAGGCACGCCAGCGGGAGATCATCAACGAGGAGCTCGCCGAGATCGTCGGCCGCTACGGCGACGAGCGGCAGACCGAGATCATCGCCTACGACGGCGACATGTCGATCGAGGACCTCATCGCCGAGGACGAGATCGTCGTCACGATCACCCGGGGCGGTTACGCCAAGCGCACGCGTACCGACCTCTACCGGGCGCAGAAGCGCGGCGGCAAGGGCGTGCGCGGCGCCCAGCTGCGCCAGGACGACATCGTCGACCACTTCTTCGTCACCACGACGCATCACTGGCTGCTGTTCTTCACGAACAAGGGCCGGGTCTACCGGGTCAAGGCGTACGAGCTGCCCGACGCCGGGCGTGACGCGCGTGGCATGCATCTCGCGAACCTTTTGGCGATGCAGCCCGACGAAACAGTCATGGAGGTTCTCGACCTACGCGACTACGACGTCGCCCCCTACCTCGTCCTCGCCACCCGCAGCGGGCTGGTCAAGAAGACCCGCCTGTCCGAGTACGACTCCCCCAGGTCCGGTGGCCTGATCGCGATCAACCTGCGGGATGACGACGAGGTCATCGGAGCCCGCCTGGTCTCCGAGCAGGACGACCTGCTGCTGGTCTCCAAGGGAGCCCAGTCGATCAGGTTCACCGCTTCCGACGAGGCGCTGCGGCCCATGGGCCGCGCGACCAGCGGTGTGATCGGCATGAGGTTCCTCGATGGTGACGAACTTCTCGCCATGAATCGGCTCGCCGATGGTCAAGATGTGCTTATCGCCACGGAGGGTGGGTACGCAAAACGGACGCCAGTGGAGCAGTATCCAGTTCAAGGACGTGGCGGTAGGGGAGTGCTTACTGCGAAAATCGTGTCTTCCCGTGGCAAGCTGGTCGGTGCCGTCATGGTCAACCCAGAGGACGAGGTCTTCGCGATCACGTTCGCCGGCGGGGTGATCCGGACGAGTGCCGGTGAGATCAAGCAGTCCGGCCGCCAGACCATGGGAGTGCGATTGATGAATCTCGCTGAAGGCGACAGCGTGGTGGCCCTCGCCCGGAACGCGGAGTCGATGGAGACTTCGGTGGAAATTGAGGAAGACGGGGGAGGAGAGTAG
- a CDS encoding glycoside hydrolase family 65 protein, translating into MGGIGPAWEIVYDGFDPGREGLREALCTLGNGRFATRGATPDGESRTPGTYVAGCYDRLDSEVAGRTVTNEDIVNLPDWLPLTFATPGSEWFRPERAALPAYRHELDLWHGVLVRDLRWRDGEDRVTRVRQRRVVSMADPYLAALETTFTAENWSGPIRVRATLDGRVTNRGVARYHGLRGDHLTGHATGSDNDVAWLTASTRSSHITVGLAARIDADARGAQVCPGLDHVSSEHVLNLARGDPAALTKIVALTTSRDPAGHDPLSSALGRVCHAPCFEELLARHAAAWERLWGRARLDVSSARLSQAIHLHIFHLLQTLSPHTADLDVGVPARGLHGEAYRGHVFWDELFVQPWLALRFPEVSLGLLRYRRRRLPEARAAARAAGHEGAMFPWQSGSDGREETPALHLNPLSGRWLPDHSRLQRHVGLAVAYNVWQHYLATGSMPAWCAELLLDIARFFASLAVLHGDRYEIRGVMGPDEYHDAYPGADVPGLANNAYTNVMTAWLLMRARETAALAPDLRPTADELARWDHVSRRLRVDFHDGVISQFTGYGDLLELDWERYRGVRRLDRALEVDGDDVNRYKASKQADTLMLCYLLTADELTSLLERLGYPAEPGLIPRTVSYYLARTSHGSTLSAVVHAWVLARSNRAQSWRFFTEALYSDIKDVQGGTTAEGIHLGAMGGTLDLLQRCYLGLELRPDGLRLDPLLPGRLGVLSMPIRYHGRQIFIDADHREARLNGTARRTAPPR; encoded by the coding sequence ATGGGCGGTATCGGCCCCGCCTGGGAGATCGTGTACGACGGCTTCGATCCCGGTCGAGAAGGGCTGAGAGAGGCGTTGTGCACGCTCGGCAACGGCAGGTTCGCCACCCGGGGCGCCACCCCGGACGGCGAGTCGCGCACGCCGGGCACGTACGTGGCGGGCTGCTACGACCGCCTCGACTCCGAGGTCGCCGGACGCACCGTGACCAACGAGGACATCGTCAACCTGCCCGACTGGCTGCCGCTGACGTTCGCCACCCCGGGAAGCGAGTGGTTCCGGCCCGAGCGGGCCGCGCTGCCGGCCTACCGGCATGAGCTCGACCTGTGGCATGGCGTGCTGGTGCGGGACCTGCGCTGGCGCGACGGCGAGGACCGGGTCACCCGGGTACGGCAGCGTCGCGTCGTGTCGATGGCGGACCCGTACCTGGCCGCCCTGGAGACCACGTTCACCGCAGAGAACTGGTCGGGGCCGATACGTGTGCGCGCCACCCTGGACGGCCGGGTGACCAACCGGGGCGTGGCCCGCTACCACGGCCTGCGCGGCGACCACCTCACCGGGCACGCCACCGGCTCCGACAACGACGTGGCCTGGCTGACGGCGAGCACCCGGAGCTCGCACATCACCGTGGGACTGGCCGCCAGGATCGACGCCGATGCACGTGGCGCGCAAGTATGTCCGGGCCTCGACCACGTCTCCTCCGAACATGTGCTCAACCTGGCTCGAGGCGATCCCGCTGCGCTCACCAAGATCGTGGCGTTGACAACCTCGCGCGACCCTGCCGGCCACGATCCTCTCTCGTCGGCGCTCGGCCGGGTATGCCACGCGCCATGCTTCGAGGAGCTCCTGGCCCGCCACGCGGCAGCGTGGGAGCGGTTGTGGGGGCGCGCCCGGCTCGACGTGAGCAGCGCCAGATTGTCCCAAGCCATCCACCTGCACATCTTCCACCTGCTCCAGACGCTCTCCCCGCACACCGCCGACCTCGACGTGGGCGTGCCCGCGCGCGGGCTGCACGGGGAGGCGTACCGGGGGCACGTGTTCTGGGACGAGCTGTTCGTGCAGCCGTGGCTGGCCCTGCGCTTCCCCGAGGTCTCGCTCGGCCTGCTGCGCTACCGCCGGCGGCGGCTGCCGGAGGCCAGGGCCGCGGCCAGGGCGGCCGGGCACGAGGGCGCGATGTTCCCGTGGCAGAGCGGCAGCGACGGCCGCGAGGAGACCCCGGCCCTCCACCTCAACCCCCTTTCCGGACGCTGGCTGCCCGACCACTCGCGCCTGCAGCGGCACGTCGGCCTGGCCGTCGCCTACAACGTGTGGCAGCACTACCTGGCCACCGGCTCCATGCCGGCGTGGTGCGCGGAGCTGCTGCTCGACATCGCCAGGTTCTTCGCCTCGCTGGCGGTGCTCCACGGCGACCGCTACGAGATCCGCGGCGTCATGGGACCCGACGAGTACCACGACGCCTACCCGGGCGCGGACGTGCCGGGGCTGGCCAACAACGCCTACACCAACGTCATGACCGCGTGGTTGCTCATGCGCGCCCGCGAGACCGCCGCGCTGGCGCCGGACCTGAGGCCCACGGCGGACGAGCTGGCCCGCTGGGACCACGTCAGCCGCCGCCTGCGGGTGGACTTCCACGACGGCGTGATCAGCCAGTTCACCGGGTACGGGGACCTGCTGGAGCTCGACTGGGAGCGCTACCGCGGCGTACGGCGGCTGGACCGGGCGCTGGAGGTCGACGGCGACGACGTCAACCGCTACAAGGCCTCCAAGCAGGCCGACACCCTCATGCTCTGCTACCTCCTGACCGCCGACGAGCTGACCAGCCTCCTGGAGCGGCTCGGCTACCCTGCCGAACCAGGGCTGATCCCCCGTACCGTCTCCTACTACCTGGCCCGCACCAGCCACGGCTCGACGCTCAGCGCGGTCGTGCACGCCTGGGTGCTGGCCCGCTCGAACAGGGCGCAGTCCTGGAGATTCTTCACCGAGGCCCTCTACAGCGACATCAAGGACGTCCAGGGCGGCACCACCGCGGAGGGCATCCACCTGGGCGCCATGGGCGGCACCCTCGACCTCCTGCAACGCTGCTACCTGGGCCTGGAGCTGCGGCCGGACGGGCTGAGGCTGGACCCGCTGCTGCCCGGCCGGCTCGGGGTGCTGTCCATGCCGATCCGCTACCACGGGCGCCAGATCTTCATCGACGCCGACCACCGCGAGGCACGTCTGAACGGCACCGCGCGCCGTACAGCCCCGCCAAGGTGA
- a CDS encoding hemerythrin domain-containing protein, translating to MRKQASSDRETPIVRRREVLGLPAALACGSAVLTGCGAAQQAPQQAAQQAGNAATPTPAPTPEQMPVTPPEDLMREHGVLKRVLLIYREGIRRINVGEQVPAQPLHAGAGIIRTFIEEYHEQLEERYVFPRLVKAGKLTDTVPVLVQQHRRGRVLTGRILDATARPTPQQARRDLVTNMAAFIRMYEPHEAREDTVVFPAMRDVIPPKEFAELAETFEDEEHRRFGAAGFTGVVGQVADIEKTLGIYDLKQFTPRV from the coding sequence ATGAGGAAACAGGCAAGCAGCGACCGCGAGACACCGATCGTGCGCCGCCGCGAGGTGCTCGGGTTGCCTGCCGCCCTGGCCTGCGGCTCGGCGGTGCTGACCGGTTGCGGCGCCGCTCAACAAGCCCCACAACAAGCCGCTCAACAAGCCGGCAACGCCGCAACGCCCACGCCTGCCCCCACTCCGGAGCAGATGCCGGTCACGCCACCGGAGGACCTCATGCGCGAGCACGGGGTTCTCAAACGCGTACTGCTGATCTATCGCGAGGGTATCCGGCGGATCAACGTCGGCGAGCAGGTCCCCGCGCAGCCGCTGCACGCCGGGGCAGGGATCATCCGCACCTTCATCGAGGAGTACCACGAGCAGCTCGAAGAGCGCTACGTCTTCCCGCGCCTGGTCAAGGCCGGCAAGTTGACCGACACCGTCCCGGTGCTCGTCCAGCAGCACCGGCGCGGACGCGTCCTGACCGGCCGCATCCTGGACGCCACCGCCAGACCCACCCCCCAGCAGGCCCGCCGCGACCTGGTCACGAACATGGCCGCCTTCATCCGCATGTACGAGCCACACGAGGCCCGCGAGGACACCGTGGTCTTCCCCGCCATGCGGGACGTCATCCCGCCCAAGGAATTCGCCGAGCTGGCCGAGACCTTCGAAGACGAGGAGCACCGCCGTTTCGGCGCAGCCGGCTTCACCGGCGTCGTCGGGCAGGTGGCCGACATCGAAAAGACGCTCGGCATCTACGATCTGAAGCAGTTCACGCCCCGCGTATGA
- a CDS encoding DUF3566 domain-containing protein has product MSAQGGTARTKAASGNGQQPKKPNETEIFGAVDDGKDTSPAQGKPGPPKEESRSTAPAPSPKPTPSAPGQGPGPVPGPGPGPGPGPVSGPQGPPEGNDTVRVRPSLATEAPPALELPNKKKSSNSSGSRLPRKAHLVLRRVEPWSAMKFSFVVSLVCFVVLFVAVAVLYGVLSALGVFDSLVDLVNQLGQGEQGQSSIPINIASWFEPVRILGYTALIGAVNVVLITALSTLGAVIYNIASDLVGGVEVTFSEAE; this is encoded by the coding sequence ATGAGCGCCCAGGGTGGCACCGCCAGGACAAAGGCGGCTTCGGGTAACGGACAACAGCCGAAGAAGCCCAACGAAACCGAGATCTTCGGCGCGGTCGACGACGGCAAGGACACGTCGCCCGCGCAGGGCAAGCCAGGCCCGCCCAAGGAGGAGTCGCGGTCGACGGCCCCCGCGCCGTCACCCAAGCCCACGCCGTCCGCTCCCGGCCAGGGCCCCGGCCCTGTTCCCGGTCCTGGTCCCGGTCCTGGTCCCGGCCCCGTCTCCGGCCCGCAGGGGCCTCCGGAGGGCAACGACACGGTCCGCGTCCGTCCGTCGCTCGCCACCGAGGCCCCGCCCGCTCTCGAGCTGCCCAACAAGAAGAAGTCGTCGAACTCCTCGGGGTCCCGGCTCCCCCGCAAGGCCCACCTGGTCCTGCGCCGTGTCGAGCCGTGGTCGGCCATGAAGTTCAGCTTCGTGGTGTCCCTGGTCTGCTTCGTGGTGCTGTTCGTGGCGGTGGCCGTCCTGTACGGCGTGCTGTCGGCCCTGGGCGTGTTCGACTCGCTGGTCGACCTGGTCAACCAGCTCGGCCAGGGGGAGCAGGGGCAGAGCTCCATCCCCATCAACATCGCCTCCTGGTTCGAGCCGGTGCGCATTCTCGGCTACACGGCACTGATCGGCGCCGTGAACGTCGTACTGATCACCGCGCTCTCCACGCTGGGGGCGGTCATCTACAACATCGCCTCTGACCTGGTCGGAGGCGTCGAGGTGACCTTCAGCGAGGCCGAGTAG